From a region of the Hemibagrus wyckioides isolate EC202008001 linkage group LG14, SWU_Hwy_1.0, whole genome shotgun sequence genome:
- the hprt1l gene encoding hypoxanthine phosphoribosyltransferase 1, like encodes MAASYLEIDDENKGYALSLFCIPKHYEEDLDSVIIPNGLIKDRIERLARDIVRDMGTQHIVALCVLKGGYTFFADLMDYIKALNRNSDKSVPLTVDFIRLKSYSNDQTTNHVQVIGGDDLASLSGKNVLVVEDIIETGKTMETLLTLLEECQPKMVKVASLLVKRTPRSSGYRPDYFGFEVPDKFLVGYALDYNEYFRDLNHICILSERAKEKYRL; translated from the exons ATGGCCGCTTCTTATTTAGAG ATTGACGATGAGAACAAGGGGTACGCACTGAGCCTCTTTTGCATACCTAAACACTATGAAGAAGACTTGGACAGTGTTATCATTCCCAATGGTCTCATAAAGGATAG GATCGAACGCTTGGCCAGAGATATTGTCCGTGATATGGGAACCCAACATATCGTGGCCCTGTGTGTGCTGAAAGGAGGCTATACATTCTTCGCAGACCTGATGGATTATATTAAGGCACTGAATCGCAACAGTGACAAGTCTGTGCCGTTGACTGTGGATTTTATTAGGCTTAAGAGCTACTCC AATGACCAGACGACAAACCACGTACAGGTTATTGGAGGCGATGACCTAGCTTCTCTTAGTGGAAAA AATGTGCTTGTGGTCGAG GATATTATAGAGACTGGGAAGACGATGGAAACTCTGCTGACATTATTAGAAGAATGTCAACCCAAGATGGTTAAAGTGGCCAG CCTTCTCGTGAAAAGGACACCCAGAAGCTCAGGATATCGTCCTGATT ACTTCGGTTTTGAGGTTCCTGATAAATTCCTGGTGGGATATGCTCTAGACTACAACGAATATTTCAGGGATTTGAAT CACATCTGCATACTCAGCGAGCGGGCGAAAGAAAAGTACAGACTATGA